The segment TGTTGTACAGGTAATTCAGTTGAGGAGGAAAAGGTCTTGTCTTCCAGTCTTTGTTTAGGGTCGCAATTTTGAATGTGGAATCTTAAACATCTGGCATGGAATAGATGGAACACAGGCCTTATCAGCTTTCCTTTTTAGACTTAAGAGACTGGTAGTTAAAGAATTGGTTTCAAATACCAGCTGAGTAAAactgaattattaaaaaataaattcaagccATTAGATACAACTTCTGAATTTTCGCTTCTGTTCTGTTCTGAGGTGTGGCTTCTCGCTTATATCCAGGGAAAACTTTTATGCCAGATTTCAGCAATTAAAGTTTATCAGGGTCTGGGTGAAGAAGAAACCTCAACTTGAAGGTGAAAAAAATGGTAATAAAATTCCAGCAGATCTTTGACTGATGTTGTAGCTGCAAGTGTCACTGTGAGGCCCTTTCACAGTGTTGACCCTAGGTCAGTTTTCCgtctttttatgttttttcagTTATGTATTATTTCTAAAATGCCCAATATGCTCTGGAATAAAGCAAAGTTAAGagttattttaaactgaaaaatgggAGTGAAAATAgttgaaaaaatgtatttttataaaaaacacCCAATCTTGGTATATCTATGTATGATCTATGATCTATGTATTACTTTCATAATGAACCTAAATTTGAAGGTCAAGATTAAAACAAATGCATAAATAACTTAGTTGAAATGACTTAGCTTCAGTCCCATTAAACTTAGGCTCCTAAGTGCCTATATAGCCTGCCGGAATGGGATTCAAGCACTTCAGGAAATTTTACTCAAACCGTAATAAGCCTTACAGCCATACTGCCTGCCACTCCATGTAAGTGCTCTTTGCGAGACAGTAATTCTGCCATGGAAGCGGCATTTAGTATcaaattttaaactgttttatgTACTTGCCATTGAGGCACTCTCCATCTTTTCTATATGGATTGAGGGCATAACTGGAAATTGCGTTTCTGATGAAGTCTTAGCGAACTCCCCAGAAAATCGCTAAGCAAGTGCTTAAGGAGAGAGCAGCGGAGCCGGGCAGTCTCCCGGAGCATCCGCCATGGGAGCCGAGCTCCCGGGCTCGTCTCGGGAGAGCGCAGGTCCGTACGCGGGGTCCCACCCGGCCGCAGCCCCCGAGGAGCGCGCGGAGCCCTCGGGAGGCGCCTCCCCCGACCCGCAGCACCCCCGGTGCTctgcccgccgccgcccgcgctCACCGCGCGGCGCGGGAGGCTCCGGCCGAGCTTCTCCGGCGCCGAGGGCATCCCGCCGCTCCGCGCTGTCCCGGCgccccccggcccgcccgcgggcagcccccggcccggcgCGGCGCCGCCAGCAGAGGGCTCGCTCCGCCAGGGCGGGCTCCCGGCGGCGCCGGGGCCGCGGGCAGAGCGTCCGCAGCGGCCCCGCGGGCGGGCAGCGCGCCCCGCGCCCATGTGCGCGCCCGGGCGGGCGGCCCCGGCGGCCGCGCagcgcgggccgggccgggaaGGCGCGGGCAGCCGGCGGAGAGCCGGGAGAGCCGCCGGCCTCCGCGGGCGGCCGGGCCGCGCTCCTGCGCCGGGCGGGCGGGAGAGGCCGCGCTCCGCACCCGCGGGGAGAGCGGCGGGGCCAGGTCGAGCCCGGAGCCCCCCCCCCCGGGAGCGGGCGCCCGGCCGGGCTCGGCTGCCGACGGCCGCCCCGGGCAGGGCAGCATCTCCCGGGGTGCGGCGGCTCGCGTGAGCGGCGGAGGGCGGGGGGAGGCGGCGGCTCCCGCCTCAGCCTTCCCCAGCAGAGGGTGCCTGCCGGTGGGAAGGGGGAAGCCGCGCTCTCCTGGACTTTTGTGGGAGTGGGGGTTGTGTtgtgtgtgtgggttttttttaaggggggTGGGGTGGGTTAGGAGAGAGTCTGTGGTTTCCATGGAGATGAAGCTGAAAGTGCAGGAAATTTAAAGGCTTTGGGTCCTTGCAAAGCAGACAAACTGGTGCCAACGTGCGTGGCTGCTGTTACTGCTGAGAAGGCTGCTTTGCAAACGGCGGAGAGGAGCGGCGAGGAAGAATCGGCAGCAACTTCTTCCACACGCACGGGCAGACAACGAGGAGCGGCAGCAGCAAGCAGAATTCGTAACAAAAAGAGGCATCTCCCGTTCCCGGGAAGGGcgagaagcagcagcagcagaattttggagCGGCTCCACCAGGAGAAATTTTATAGAGAAGCCTGCAAGAGAGAGTATTTGCAGGGGGCTTGTTCTCCGGGCTTATCGGGGGGCTGTCTTTGCTGGTGGTGCGGCGAGTGGAGGTGATCCCCCTCAAAGACGAGTTATTTTGGATATCCTCGTACAAGTTTTCTGATGTATTCGCTTGCACCTTCTTCCCTTGCTGTTTGGTGAATCCagccccccttcccccccccacccccaccggTCTCCCAAGGATGGATCATTCCCAGTGCCTTGTGACTATATACGCTTTGGTGGTTCTGCTGGGTCTCCGGCTAGAGCAGGGTGCCTGCCAGCACTATCTGCACATCCGACCGGCTCCCAGCGACAACTTGCCCTTGGTGGATCTAATCGAGCACCCGGACCCTATCTTTGACCCCAAGGAGAAGGATCTTAACGAGACCTTGCTAAGGAACCTCATGGGCGGACACTTCGACCCCAACTTTATGGCTGTTTCCTTGCCCGAGGACCGGCTCGGAGTGGATGATCTAGCTGAGCTGGACTTGCTGCTCAGGCAGAGACCCTCGGGAGCGATGCCCAGCGAAATCAAAGGGCTGGAGTTCTACGACGGGCTGCAGCCGGGCAAGAAGCACAGGCTGAGCAAGAAGCTGCGCAGGAAGCTGCAGATGTGGCTTTGGTCCCAGACCTTCTGCCCGGTCCTATACACGTGGAACGATCTCGGCAGCCGCTTTTGGCCCCGGTATGTCAAAGTGGGCAGCTGCTACAGTAAAAGGTCTTGTTCAGTCCCCGAAGGCATGGTTTGCAAACCTGCCAAGTCCGTGCATTTAACGATCCTGAGGTGGCGGTGCCAACGCCGGGGCGGGCAGAGATGCACATGGATACCCATCCAGTACCCCATCATTTCGGAGTGTAAGTGCTCCTGCTAGGGCTGGCACTTCCCTCCGCGCCCCTTCTCCAGCGGACTCACGTGGACCCTTGctgcaacagaaataaaagacattTGCTTTCTGGTTAACGTTGTAATGCACTGTAACGTGTAGGAGAATGTATATTGTGTGTATATATGGCACCGGTTTAATATACTATTAAAAGGTCAGTATTATACGTGAAATAATCAGCGTCTACTGTATTTTCAAGACTATTACCCTGATCGTTGCtaatgtatctttttttttttctttttaatttatattccaGAGAGAAGTTGCTTCGCTTTGGCGAAGTAGATTTTTTGTTGGGtgtttgtgttatttttttttttaataaaaggatttaaaaatacaaaccaaactTTTTGATAAGAAAACGTTTAAAACTATTTTCCATTATTCGGAAAGTGTAtgtgtgagggttttttttctttttccttacgGActttagatttaaaataaaaatgaataaacgCCTAGAGCACAATGTTAGTGTAAATAGAGAGAACAGTTTGAATGACTTAATCCTATGTAAATGAAGAGTATCTGCTATTTATTCTTTATATCCTTGTAGTAAAAGTGCAGTGCAGAATTAAAGTCAACCACTAAAACACGAGCCGTTTggattctgtttgctttttggtttggCCGCCGTCGGGGGggctttcttctctctcttcctcgTTCTCCACGCTCA is part of the Cinclus cinclus chromosome 20, bCinCin1.1, whole genome shotgun sequence genome and harbors:
- the NOG gene encoding noggin → MDHSQCLVTIYALVVLLGLRLEQGACQHYLHIRPAPSDNLPLVDLIEHPDPIFDPKEKDLNETLLRNLMGGHFDPNFMAVSLPEDRLGVDDLAELDLLLRQRPSGAMPSEIKGLEFYDGLQPGKKHRLSKKLRRKLQMWLWSQTFCPVLYTWNDLGSRFWPRYVKVGSCYSKRSCSVPEGMVCKPAKSVHLTILRWRCQRRGGQRCTWIPIQYPIISECKCSC